A single window of Gemmatimonadaceae bacterium DNA harbors:
- a CDS encoding deoxyribonuclease IV produces the protein MTVARATRRAPAGAAAGATGAEQLGAHVSIAGGTAEAPPRAAAIGATAMQMFTKMANRWAERAVAAAEASAFRSGLAATAVRTTVVHDSYLINLASPDPVLRRRSIESFVAELERCAALGITYLVSHPGNFMDERASGIRRNADAIAEALERVPGKTVLCLETTAGAGTVIGSTFEELALLLELVPAAQRKRLGVCVDTCHIYSAGYDLVRDFDGVWARFDDVLGRRRLRVLHLNDSKMPFESRRDRHELIGEGTLGPGPFRRIMTDPRFQAVAKVLETPKLEDATKTDRRMLARLRRYAAGR, from the coding sequence GTGACCGTGGCCAGGGCCACGCGTCGCGCACCGGCCGGGGCGGCGGCGGGCGCCACGGGCGCCGAGCAACTGGGCGCCCACGTATCGATTGCCGGCGGCACGGCGGAGGCCCCGCCGCGCGCCGCCGCGATCGGCGCCACGGCCATGCAGATGTTCACGAAGATGGCCAACCGGTGGGCCGAACGCGCCGTGGCCGCCGCCGAGGCCAGCGCGTTCCGCAGCGGGCTGGCCGCCACCGCCGTCCGGACGACCGTCGTCCACGACTCGTACCTGATCAACCTGGCCAGCCCCGATCCGGTGCTGCGCCGGCGGTCGATCGAGTCGTTCGTGGCCGAGCTGGAGCGGTGCGCCGCGCTTGGTATTACATATCTCGTATCACATCCCGGCAACTTCATGGACGAGCGGGCCAGCGGCATCCGCCGCAACGCCGACGCGATCGCCGAAGCGCTGGAGCGCGTTCCGGGCAAGACCGTGCTCTGCCTGGAGACCACCGCCGGCGCGGGCACCGTGATCGGCAGCACGTTCGAAGAACTGGCGCTGCTGCTCGAACTCGTGCCCGCCGCGCAACGCAAACGCCTGGGGGTGTGCGTCGACACCTGCCACATCTACTCGGCGGGCTACGATCTGGTGCGCGACTTCGACGGCGTGTGGGCCCGCTTCGACGACGTGCTCGGCCGGCGCCGGCTGCGCGTCCTGCATCTTAATGATTCCAAAATGCCGTTCGAATCGCGACGCGACCGCCACGAACTGATCGGCGAGGGCACGCTCGGCCCGGGCCCCTTTCGCCGTATCATGACCGACCCCCGGTTCCAGGCCGTGGCCAAGGTGCTCGAGACCCCCAAACTCGAGGACGCCACCAAGACCGACCGGCGGATGCTCGCCCGGCTGCGGCGCTACGCCGCCGGTCGTTGA